A genomic segment from Panulirus ornatus isolate Po-2019 chromosome 20, ASM3632096v1, whole genome shotgun sequence encodes:
- the LOC139756027 gene encoding hemocyanin A chain-like isoform X2: MKVLVLCALVAAAAAWPSFSEELSFQSDSSGITNAHKQQDINHLVDKIYEPTKYPDLKEIAENFNPLGDTSIYNDQGAAAETLMKELTDHRLLEKHHWFSLFNNRQREEALMLFAVLNQCKEWYCFRSNAAYFREQMNEGEFVYALYVGVIHSKLGDGIVLPPLYEITPHMFTNSEVIDKAYSAKMTQRAGTFDVSFTGTKKNKEQRVAYFGEDIGMNIHHVTWHMDFPFWWQDSYGYHLDRKGELFFWVHHQLTARFDSERLSNWLDPVDELHWDATIHEGFAPLTSYKYGGEFPVRPDNIHFEDVDGVARAHDMEIIESRIRDAIAHGYITATDGHTIDIRNPKGIELLGDIIESSMYSSNAHYYGSLHNTAHVMLGRQGDPHGKFNLPPGVMEHFETATRDPSFFRLHKYMDNIFKEHTDSFPPYTHDDLEFPGIVVDEIAIDGSLVTFFDEFHYSLINAVDSGENIKDVEINARVHRLNHEEFTYKITVSNNKNDDHLATIRIFLCPKEDNNHIQLTLDQSRWLCVELDKFWKKVPKGISTINRSSKDSSVTVPDMPSFQSLKQQADDAVTGGHDLDLSAYERSCGIPDRMLLPKSKSEGMEFNLYVAVTDGAKDTEGHSGDLEHGGTHAQCGVHGEDYPDNRPLGYPLERRIPDERVIDGVPNIKHTVVTIVHHPDHHA, translated from the exons atGAAGGTCCTGGTTTTGTGCGCGCTAGTAGCGGCCGCTGCCGCTTGGCCAAGCTTCAGCGAGGAACTTAGCTTTCAGAGTGACTCCTCGG GAATTACCAACGCCCATAAACAACAAGATATCAACCATCTGGTGGACAAGATCTACGAGCCCACAAAGTATCCAGATTTGAAAGAAATAGCAGAAAACTTTAACCCTTTGGGCGACACTTCCATATATAATGACCAAGGTGCAGCCGCGGAAACGCTTATGAAGGAGCTTACCGATCACAGACTCTTGGAGAAGCATCACTGGTTCTCACTTTTTAACAATCGCCAACGAGAAGAAGCTCTCATGCTTTTTGCTGTCTTGAATCAGTGCAAGGAATGGTACTGTTTCCGAAGCAACGCCGCCTATTTTCGTGAGCAAATGAATGAGGGAGAGTTTGTGTATGCACTCTATGTGGGTGTCATCCACTCCAAACTGGGAGATGGAATTGTTTTGCCTCCACTCTACGAAATCACCCCTCACATGTTTACAAACAGTGAAGTCATCGACAAGGCTTACTCTGCCAAGATGACACAAAGAGCAGGTACATTTGATGTGAGTTTTACTGGAACAAAAAAGAACAAGGAACAACGAGTGGCCTACTTCGGAGAGGATATTGGCATGAACATCCACCACGTTACTTGGCATATGGACTTCCCCTTCTGGTGGCAAGATTCCTATGGCTATCATTTAGATCGCAAGGGTGAGCTCTTCTTCTGGGTCCACCACCAACTTACTGCTCGCTTTGACTCTGAGCGTCTTTCCAACTGGCTGGATCCCGTTGACGAGCTACACTGGGATGCCACTATCCACGAAGGGTTTGCTCCACTTACCAGTTATAAGTATGGTGGTGAGTTTCCTGTGCGTCCAGACAACATACACTTCGAAGACGTGGACGGCGTAGCTCGTGCGCACGACATGGAAATCATAGAGAGCCGCATTCGTGACGCAATTGCTCATGGTTACATTACAGCCACCGACGGACACACGATCGACATCAGGAACCCTAAGGGCATTGAGCTTCTGGGAGACATTATCGAATCCTCGATGTACAGTTCCAACGCGCATTATTATGGTTCACTACACAACACTGCTCACGTAATGCTTGGTCGACAGGGAGATCCTCATGGCAAGTTCAACTTGCCTCCCGGAGTTATGGAACATTTTGAGACTGCCACACGAGACCCGAGTTTCTTCCGTCTGCATAAATATATGGATAACATCTTTAAAGAACACACTGACTctttccctccctacacccatgATGACCTCGAATTCCCGGGTATAGTCGTGGACGAAATTGCTATTGACGGGAGTCTTGTTACATTCTTCGATGAGTTCCATTATAGTCTCATAAATGCTGTAGATTCCGGTGAAAACATAAAGGATGTGGAAATCAATGCCAGAGTTCATCGGCTGAACCATGAAGAATTTACTTACAAGATTACAGTCTCCAACAACAAAAACGACGATCATTTAGCTACAATCCGCATTTTCCTGTGCCCAAAAGAGGATAATAATCATATACAATTGACTTTGGATCAATCACGTTGGCTTTGCGTTGAACTGGACAAGTTCTGGAAAAAGG TCCCCAAGGGAATTAGTACGATCAACCGCAGTTCTAAGGACTCATCGGTCACCGTCCCTGATATGCCAAGTTTCCAGTCACTGAAGCAACAAGCTGATGATGCTGTAACCGGTGGCCACGACCTCGACCTGAGTGCGTATGAACGGTCCTGTGGCATCCCCGACAGAATGTTGCTACCCAAGAGCAAGTCTGAGGGTATGGAATTCAACCTCTACGTGGCCGTGACTGACGGAGCCAAGGATACAGAAGGACATAGTGGGGACCTCGAGCACGGTGGCACCCATGCTCAGTGTGGCGTTCATGGTGAAGATTACCCAGACAACCGGCCTTTGGGTTATCCTTTGGAGCGTCGCATTCCTGATGAACGCGTCATTGATGGGGTTCCAAATATCAAGCACACAGTCGTCACGATCGTCCATCATCCAGACCACCATGCCTAA
- the LOC139756024 gene encoding hemocyanin B chain-like gives MKILVLCLLVAAATAWPNFSEDLNEGFQNDSPSGVTTAKKQQDINHLLDHVYEKTRYSDLRSAASSFQPVNDVSIYDDNGAAVQLLLSELNDHRLLEQHHWFSLFNPRHREEALLLFNVLIHCRTWTCFVNNAAYFRERINEGEFVYALYVSVIHSRLGRGIVLPPLYEITPHLFTNSEIINKAYTAKMTQTPGKFNMTFTGTKKNKEQRVAYFGEDIGMNIHHVTWHMDFPFWWKDSYGYHLDRKGELFFWAHHQLTARFDAERLSNWLDPVDELHWGDIIYEGFAPHTSYKYGGEFPARPDNVRFEDVDGVARVRDMLITESRIRDAIAHGYVVGKDGINIDIMNDHGIDVLGDIIESSIYSPNVQYYGSLHNTAHVMLGRQADPHGKFNLPPGVMEHFETATRDPSFFRLHRYMDNIFKEHKDLLPPYEKEDLEFAGVDLTNVAINGELRTYFENFEFSLKNAVDQAGNVEDVEILANVDRLNHYEFSYNIEINNNNDKDVLSTIRIYLCPQKDANGVEYTWDEGRWHCIEMDKFWKKLVPGSNRVVREATESSVTVPDLLSSQNLQTKADEAVASGSELDLHEFERSCGIPNRMLLPKGQPSGMDFVLLVAVTNGDEDITTEYPQVNEHAGTHAHCGIHGEKYPDKRPMGYPLDRRIPNKRVFLETPNVLTTNVKVFHDIHHHEGHPHDH, from the exons ATGAAGATCCTGGTCTTATGTTTGCTAGTGGCGGCGGCTACCGCGTGGCCAAACTTTAGCGAGGACCTTAACGAAGGCTTTCAGAATGACAGCCCATCAG GTGTGACTACGGCCAAGAAACAACAAGACATCAACCATCTGCTGGATCATGTATATGAGAAAACTCGTTACTCTGACTTACGCAGCGCAGCATCAAGTTTCCAGCCTGTGAATGACGTCTCCATTTATGATGACAACGGTGCAGCTGTCCAACTGCTGTTATCTGAACTGAACGATCACAGACTCTTGGAGCAGCATCACTGGTTCTCACTTTTTAACCCACGTCATCGAGAAGAAGCTCTATTGCTTTTCAATGTCCTGATTCACTGCCGGACCTGGACCTGTTTTGTCAACAACGCTGCCTACTTCCGggaaagaataaatgaaggaGAGTTTGTGTATGCACTCTATGTGTCTGTCATCCACTCTCGTCTGGGAAGAGGAATTGTTCTGCCTCCACTCTACGAAATAACTCCTCATCTGTTTACAAACAGTGAAATCATCAATAAAGCATACACGGCCAAGATGACCCAGACACCAGGTAAATTTAACATGACTTTCACTGGTACTaaaaagaacaaagaacaaaGAGTGGCCTACTTTGGAGAAGACATTGGTATGAACATCCACCATGTTACTTGGCATATGGACTTTCCCTTCTGGTGGAAGGACTCTTATGGCTATCATTTAGATCGCAAAGGTGAGCTCTTCTTCTGGGCCCATCACCAGCTCACCGCTCGCTTTGACGCAGAGCGTCTATCCAATTGGCTTGATCCAGTTGACGAATTGCACTGGGGTGACATCATCTACGAAGGTTTTGCTCCACACACTAGTTACAAGTACGGTGGTGAGTTCCCTGCTCGTCCAGACAACGTTAGATTTGAAGATGTGGATGGAGTAGCTCGAGTGCGTGACATGCTCATCACTGAGAGTCGCATACGTGACGCAATTGCTCATGGTTACGTTGTCGGCAAAGATGGAATCAACATCGACATTATGAATGATCATGGCATCGATGTTTTAGGAGACATCATTGAATCCTCCATATATAGTCCCAACGTGCAGTATTATGGATCCCTACACAACACTGCTCACGTAATGCTTGGTCGACAGGCAGATCCTCATGGCAAGTTCAACTTGCCTCCCGGTGTTATGGAGCATTTTGAGACTGCCACACGAGACCCAAGTTTCTTCCGACTTCATAGATATATGGACAATATATTCAAGGAACATAAAGACCTACTACCTCCTTACGAGAAGGAAGACCTAGAATTTGCTGGCGTTGATTTGACTAACGTTGCCATCAATGGAGAGCTTAGAACCTACTTCGAAAACTTTGAATTTAGCCTAAAGAACGCAGTGGATCAGGCTGGAAATGTTGAAGACGTGGAAATCCTTGCTAATGTTGATCGTCTGAATCATTATGAATTTTCTTACAATATTGAaattaacaacaacaacgacaaagaCGTCCTCTCTACCATTCGCATCTACTTGTGTCCCCAGAAGGATGCAAATGGTGTAGAATATACCTGGGACGAGGGACGTTGGCACTGCATTGAAATGGACAAGTTCTGGAAAAAAT TGGTTCCTGGCTCGAATCGAGTTGTGCGCGAGGCTACTGAATCATCGGTGACTGTTCCTGACCTGCTGAGCTCACAGAATCTACAAACCAAAGCTGACGAGGCTGTAGCTAGTGGCAGTGAGCTCGACCTACACGAATTTGAACGTTCTTGTGGCATCCCTAACCGAATGCTGCTTCCCAAGGGTCAACCTAGTGGTATGGACTTCGTCTTACTTGTGGCTGTGACCAACGGTGACGAGGATATAACTACAGAGTATCCTCAAGTGAACGAGCATGCTGGCACCCACGCTCACTGCGGCATCCACGGTGAAAAATACCCTGACAAACGGCCCATGGGTTACCCACTGGACCGTCGTATTCCTAACAAGCGAGTCTTCCTAGAAACTCCTAATGTACTGACTACTAACGTTAAGGTCTTCCATGACATACACCATCATGAGGGACATCCACATGATCACTAG